The nucleotide window GCTGTCTTTATCCAACCGCCCAATGGGATACACATCAGGAATATCAATAAAATCCTTCAAGCTGGCACGCCCCTCGCCATCGGTAAATTGGCTGAGCACATCAAAAGGTTTATTAAATAAAACCACCTTTGTTTGCGAAAAACTTAAAGAGGGTTTCCACAGCATTTTGCCTTTTTTTCTAAAGATTTTCGTTATGCCTTGCTTGGGTGTACGTAAATGAGGCCTTTTCATCACGGAGGCTATCCTCGTTATTCAAAAATTGCGCTTAATCTTACTCTTTTCTTTTTAAAAAGAAAGACTTCAAGGCGAACCACGTTAGCACCGCTAATGAGTGAAAATGCCTTATTTTCAAATTACCATGCCGGAAACAGGTATTTTTTTATGCTTGTTACCCTGAGGGTTAACGTGATTTTATTTCATTCGCTGAGCGATTATTTCAGAAAAGTTGGCATATAATGGAAACATTGATGGGTTCATTGACATGGTAACGATGACACACAAAAAGCAACGGGGAATGTTTGGCTATGTCGCATGTCGAATGGGGCGTTGGCTTTATGCTAAGCGTTATCCTCATTATTCTACCGCCGAACATTACGATCCTCACACCCGCACTTTTTTTAATGCTGAAGCGAGAAGACCAGTAGTTCACGCCGCCAGTGCAATGTGGAAATTCATTTTTCAGGAAAAATCGCTGCATCCTCCTGAGCCATTGCCCATTCTTAAGCCGGATTGGACAACCTTTTTAGCTCCGGCACCAAAAGGCCGCTTTATTTGGTTTGGTCATTCGACGTTAATGATGCGTCTTGGCACTCAAACGATTCTGACCGATCCGCTGTTTGGCAAAAGTGCCTCGCCTCTGCCAGTGATGATGCATCGTTTCCAAGATCCTCCTGCTCATATTGAAGAGTTACCGGCGATCGATGTCGCGTTGATTTCCCATAATCATTATGATCATCTTGAGCGGAAAAGCATACGCACTCTTGCTAAACGCCAGTGCCATTTTATTGTACCGCTGGGAATTGGCGTTTTATTACAACGCTGGGGTGTGGCACCGGCACGAATTACCGAGTTAGATTGGTGGGACAGTGTGGAATATAACGGGGTACGTTATACCGCACTGCCTGCACGCCATTATTCCGGGCGCGGTGTATTTGATAATAGTAGAACACTGTGGGCCAGTTTTGTGATTCAACATAAAGAAGAGCGGTTTTATTTCCATGGTGATTCTTCTTATGGTCAGCATTTTGATGTAATCGCCGAACGTTTTAACGGATTTGATATCGCTTTCATTGAAAATGGACAATATGATGAGCGTTGGCCGGATAACCATTTATTTCCTCATCAAACGGTTGAATTAGCCGTTAAGTTAAATCCGAAACGATTTATGCCGATTCACTGGGGCGCTTATCCTTTGGCATTGCACGCCTGGAATGAGCCGGTATTACAAAGCATTCCAATGGCGCAGAAGTTGGGGTTAAATCCTTTGACGCCGTTAATTGGGCAAGTTTTTGATGTTGATACGTTAACGTCCAGCTGGTTTCAAAACACTTAGTGTTTTCAGCGAATTGAATTCAATATAAAAAAACGACCATCACATCATGAATGTGATGGTCGTTTAATTTATTTTTTAATACAACGTCTTGCAGTGCGCCAGACAATTATGCTTTAGGGCCAGCTGCAATTAGCGCTTTACCTTCAGCATTTGTTGCATATTTTTCGAAGTTCTTCACGAAACGACCGGCAAGATCTTTCGCTTTTGCTTCCCATTGTGCTTTGTCTGCGTAAGTATCACGCGGATCTAAGATAGCTGGGTCAACACCTGGTAAAGCGTTAGGAATTGCCAAGTTGAAGATTGGTAATTCGCCCATTTCAGCTTTTTCGATAGAACCATCTAAGATAGCATCGATAATACCGCGAGTATCTTTAATAGAGATACGTTTACCTGTACCGTTCCAACCGGTGTTCACTAAGTAAGCTTCCGCAC belongs to Aggregatibacter sp. 2125159857 and includes:
- a CDS encoding MBL fold metallo-hydrolase, whose amino-acid sequence is MTHKKQRGMFGYVACRMGRWLYAKRYPHYSTAEHYDPHTRTFFNAEARRPVVHAASAMWKFIFQEKSLHPPEPLPILKPDWTTFLAPAPKGRFIWFGHSTLMMRLGTQTILTDPLFGKSASPLPVMMHRFQDPPAHIEELPAIDVALISHNHYDHLERKSIRTLAKRQCHFIVPLGIGVLLQRWGVAPARITELDWWDSVEYNGVRYTALPARHYSGRGVFDNSRTLWASFVIQHKEERFYFHGDSSYGQHFDVIAERFNGFDIAFIENGQYDERWPDNHLFPHQTVELAVKLNPKRFMPIHWGAYPLALHAWNEPVLQSIPMAQKLGLNPLTPLIGQVFDVDTLTSSWFQNT